The following coding sequences are from one Photobacterium angustum window:
- the phhA gene encoding phenylalanine 4-monooxygenase, protein MQKNQSSNPTRHCYVSKPVDRNGVITWTEEENAIWHHLITRQLHCVQGKACDEYLAGLAELDLPRDHIPQLKEINRVLLDTTGWQCVAVPALISFDHFFSLLARKQFPVATFIRTKADIDYLQEPDFFHEVFGHCAMLTNPYFAQFTHFYGKLGVKATHEERVYLARLYWFTVEFGLLNQNGKYQVYGGGILSSPQETHYATASTIPQRVAFDPIEVMRTPYRIDILQPKYFVLESMEQLYQVTNQDIFGLVAEAQRKGLRAAIFT, encoded by the coding sequence ATGCAAAAGAATCAGAGTAGTAATCCGACAAGGCATTGCTATGTCTCAAAGCCTGTTGATCGTAATGGGGTTATTACTTGGACTGAAGAAGAAAATGCCATTTGGCATCATCTTATAACTCGCCAACTTCATTGCGTGCAAGGCAAGGCATGTGATGAGTATTTAGCGGGTTTAGCTGAATTAGATTTACCTCGCGATCATATCCCTCAATTAAAAGAAATAAACCGAGTATTACTTGATACCACGGGTTGGCAATGTGTTGCTGTGCCTGCCTTAATAAGTTTTGATCATTTCTTTTCTTTACTCGCACGCAAACAATTTCCGGTTGCCACCTTTATTCGTACAAAGGCTGATATAGATTATTTGCAAGAGCCTGATTTTTTTCATGAAGTATTTGGACATTGCGCAATGCTAACCAATCCATATTTTGCACAATTTACGCATTTTTATGGAAAACTCGGTGTAAAAGCGACGCATGAGGAAAGAGTTTATTTAGCTAGGCTATACTGGTTTACGGTTGAATTTGGTTTGCTAAACCAAAATGGTAAATACCAAGTCTATGGCGGTGGTATTTTATCATCGCCACAAGAAACACATTACGCGACAGCCAGTACTATACCGCAACGTGTTGCGTTCGATCCTATAGAAGTAATGAGGACGCCATATAGAATCGACATATTACAACCTAAATATTTTGTACTGGAAAGTATGGAGCAACTTTACCAAGTTACTAATCAAGATATTTTCGGGTTGGTAGCAGAAGCACAGCGAAAAGGATTACGTGCTGCCATCTTTACCTAA
- a CDS encoding acetoacetate--CoA ligase: MTDDYKQCLWKPSRKRIQNSLLYQFMVQISEQHKRLFHDYTQLHRWSIKHSDQFWQQLWQFCNVIGNQGENIVYCPTHSPIPNKDQRWFPDATLNFAENLLAYSTKLSQQDAIVFYNEHSFKDTDKQHAQQRLSWQQLHQQVAIVAQYLQQQGVQKGDVVAAYMPNIPQTVIAMLATTSLGAVWTSTSPDFGTESVVERFSQTRPKVIFTTDGYIYNNKTITSLTTLAEALSSLPSVKKLIVYPYINQNPIDKLLLQSPSLPSHITVSTWQEMEDVIHYPDLTFTSTPFDHPLYILYSSGTTGKPKCIIHSVGGTLLNHLKEHQLHCNIKPSDPIFYFTTCGWMMWNWLVSGLASGATLVLYDGSPLSPDPYQLWKMADKENLRLFGTSAKYLETIEKMQVTPKNNVTLSQLAVICSTGSVLAPEQFDYVYKYIKQDIQLSSIAGGTDICGCFAIGNPIGAVWRGECQVKALAMDVNVFNQAGEAIFDTCGELVCCNSFPNQPIAFSQDPKGEKYFQAYWNTYPNTWHHGDYVSVSHHGGLTFYGRSDSILNPGGIRIGTAEIYRQVNPFHEVIDSVVVGQQHQNDVRIVLFVQLQQDLTLDNILINRINTQLRNQCSPHHVPAKILQVSAIPRTKSGKIAEKAVRDAIHQRNVVNTSAIANPESLEQYKNRSDLA, from the coding sequence ATGACTGATGATTATAAGCAATGTCTCTGGAAGCCAAGTCGAAAACGCATTCAAAATAGTTTGCTGTATCAATTTATGGTGCAGATCAGCGAACAACACAAACGTCTATTTCATGATTATACGCAATTGCATCGCTGGTCTATAAAACATAGTGACCAATTCTGGCAACAGCTATGGCAATTTTGCAATGTAATTGGCAACCAAGGTGAAAACATTGTCTATTGTCCAACACACAGCCCTATTCCCAATAAAGATCAACGCTGGTTTCCTGATGCCACGCTCAATTTCGCCGAAAATTTACTTGCTTACAGCACGAAGCTAAGCCAACAAGATGCAATTGTTTTTTATAACGAACACAGTTTTAAAGATACAGATAAGCAACATGCCCAACAGCGACTATCTTGGCAACAACTCCACCAGCAAGTAGCAATAGTCGCACAGTATTTACAACAACAAGGGGTACAAAAAGGCGATGTGGTTGCCGCTTACATGCCTAATATTCCGCAAACAGTTATTGCTATGCTAGCGACCACCTCTTTAGGTGCGGTATGGACATCCACTTCTCCTGATTTCGGAACTGAAAGTGTTGTTGAACGCTTTAGTCAGACCCGACCTAAAGTTATTTTTACTACCGATGGCTATATTTATAACAACAAAACAATAACCAGTTTAACCACATTGGCAGAGGCTTTATCTTCCCTTCCTAGTGTCAAAAAATTAATTGTTTATCCTTATATAAACCAAAATCCTATCGATAAACTACTGTTACAAAGTCCTTCCTTACCTTCTCATATCACCGTGAGTACATGGCAAGAAATGGAAGATGTTATTCATTACCCTGATTTAACATTTACTTCTACGCCCTTTGATCATCCGCTGTATATATTGTATTCATCAGGTACTACGGGGAAACCCAAGTGTATTATTCACTCTGTCGGTGGAACCCTATTAAATCACCTGAAAGAGCACCAATTACACTGCAATATTAAACCTTCCGATCCCATTTTTTATTTTACGACTTGCGGTTGGATGATGTGGAACTGGTTAGTAAGTGGCTTGGCATCAGGCGCAACACTCGTATTATATGATGGATCGCCTTTATCCCCAGATCCTTATCAATTGTGGAAAATGGCAGACAAAGAAAACCTACGCTTATTTGGCACTTCCGCCAAATATTTAGAGACTATAGAAAAAATGCAAGTCACACCTAAGAATAACGTGACATTGTCACAACTTGCTGTCATTTGCTCTACAGGTTCAGTACTCGCGCCTGAGCAATTTGACTATGTCTATAAGTACATCAAACAAGATATTCAGCTCTCATCAATTGCAGGCGGTACAGATATATGTGGTTGCTTTGCCATTGGCAATCCAATCGGTGCTGTGTGGCGTGGGGAATGCCAAGTAAAAGCCTTAGCGATGGACGTTAATGTATTTAATCAGGCAGGAGAAGCTATTTTTGATACATGCGGTGAACTTGTCTGTTGCAACAGTTTTCCTAATCAACCCATCGCATTTAGCCAAGATCCAAAGGGCGAAAAATATTTTCAGGCTTACTGGAATACCTACCCCAACACTTGGCACCATGGCGATTATGTCAGTGTGTCTCATCACGGCGGACTCACCTTCTATGGGCGCTCTGATTCAATATTAAATCCCGGTGGTATTCGCATTGGCACCGCTGAAATTTATCGTCAAGTCAATCCGTTTCATGAAGTCATCGATTCTGTTGTTGTTGGACAGCAGCACCAAAACGATGTTCGAATCGTTCTCTTTGTTCAATTACAACAAGATTTAACGCTCGATAATATCTTAATCAATCGTATCAACACGCAACTGCGCAATCAGTGCTCTCCCCATCATGTCCCCGCAAAAATTTTACAAGTTTCTGCAATTCCCAGAACTAAATCAGGGAAAATAGCAGAAAAAGCAGTGAGAGATGCCATCCACCAACGAAATGTTGTAAACACAAGTGCTATCGCCAACCCAGAAAGTTTAGAGCAGTATAAAAATAGATCAGACTTAGCGTGA
- the maiA gene encoding maleylacetoacetate isomerase, giving the protein MAFTLYDYFRSSASYRVRIALNIKQLDYTCVPISLLDDQQNSHHYKNINATGLLPTLEHNQCYIYQSLAIIEYLEQCYPTPSLLPCNTIESAQCRAFALSIACDIHPLNNLRVLRYLERKLTVTAEQKKQWYHHWIDQGFTALEQQLASNNNPEKFCFGLAPTLADIFLIPQVYNARRFNIDLSKFPIINAIEKHCNQLEPFIKAAPNL; this is encoded by the coding sequence ATGGCATTTACCCTATATGATTACTTTCGCTCATCAGCCTCATATCGAGTAAGAATTGCCTTAAACATTAAGCAGTTAGATTATACCTGTGTGCCGATCTCGCTACTTGATGATCAACAAAACAGTCACCACTACAAAAACATTAATGCTACGGGCTTATTACCTACACTTGAACATAACCAATGTTACATATATCAATCTCTCGCTATTATCGAATATCTTGAGCAATGTTATCCAACACCAAGTTTACTGCCTTGTAACACCATAGAAAGTGCGCAATGCCGAGCCTTTGCGTTATCCATTGCCTGTGATATCCATCCGTTAAATAACTTACGTGTACTCAGATATTTAGAACGAAAATTAACTGTTACAGCAGAACAAAAAAAACAATGGTATCACCACTGGATAGATCAAGGTTTTACTGCACTGGAACAGCAGCTTGCCAGTAACAATAACCCTGAAAAGTTCTGTTTTGGACTTGCCCCAACCTTAGCCGATATATTTTTGATCCCTCAAGTGTATAACGCCCGACGTTTTAATATTGATTTATCAAAATTTCCAATCATTAACGCCATAGAAAAACACTGTAACCAGCTTGAGCCTTTCATCAAAGCAGCACCTAATCTTTAA
- a CDS encoding homogentisate 1,2-dioxygenase, whose protein sequence is MHKWFQFPIIEGLSSKQAHCDLPEDSFERECGREGFFGPATHMYHKHPPTSWVSWCGEHKPRAFDALALPQVGNTPWDAPLLLSNSDTKLRVWQTNKSMDHLVRNGDGDELLFVHQGSGDLYCDYGHLPFNEGDYLVLPRSTTWRIETPNTVTLLMIEATNNSFKSVDHGIVGEHALFDPAILEYPKINAAFKAQQTEDNWQVFLKARNQINTISYPFNPLDSIGWKGNLTVLKLNWRDIRPLMSHRYHLPPSAHSTFVSDNFIVCTFVPRPVESDPNALKVPFFHSNNDYDEVIFYHRGDFFSRDNIKPGMITFHPCGFPHGPHPNALIKSQQAPKTFIDEVAVMIDTRNPLDISPNVSEVELHNYVASWQRHQHPE, encoded by the coding sequence ATGCATAAATGGTTTCAGTTTCCGATTATTGAAGGGCTATCAAGCAAACAAGCACATTGTGACTTACCCGAGGACAGTTTCGAACGTGAATGCGGTCGAGAAGGTTTTTTTGGCCCAGCAACGCACATGTACCATAAACATCCTCCTACAAGTTGGGTGTCATGGTGTGGCGAGCATAAACCAAGAGCTTTTGACGCTTTAGCTTTGCCCCAGGTCGGTAATACGCCTTGGGATGCACCATTATTACTATCAAATAGCGATACCAAACTGCGTGTATGGCAAACCAATAAAAGTATGGATCATCTAGTGCGAAATGGTGACGGTGACGAATTATTGTTTGTTCATCAAGGTAGTGGAGATTTGTATTGCGATTATGGTCATCTGCCTTTTAATGAAGGGGATTACCTTGTGCTTCCTCGCTCTACAACATGGCGAATTGAAACGCCCAACACGGTTACTTTGTTGATGATTGAAGCAACCAATAACAGTTTTAAAAGTGTTGATCATGGGATTGTCGGTGAACATGCCCTCTTTGATCCCGCAATACTTGAATACCCTAAAATCAATGCTGCATTTAAAGCACAACAAACAGAAGATAATTGGCAGGTATTCTTAAAAGCGCGTAACCAGATTAATACAATTAGTTACCCGTTTAATCCCTTAGATAGCATTGGCTGGAAAGGTAATCTAACGGTACTAAAACTTAATTGGCGTGACATTCGTCCACTCATGAGCCATCGATATCACCTTCCACCATCAGCACATTCTACCTTTGTCAGTGATAATTTTATTGTATGTACCTTTGTACCTCGTCCCGTTGAAAGCGATCCTAACGCTTTAAAAGTGCCTTTTTTTCACAGTAACAATGATTATGATGAAGTAATTTTTTATCACCGTGGCGATTTTTTCAGCCGAGACAATATTAAACCCGGCATGATCACGTTTCATCCTTGTGGATTTCCACATGGTCCACACCCTAACGCTTTAATAAAAAGCCAACAAGCACCTAAAACATTTATCGATGAAGTAGCAGTAATGATAGATACTCGAAACCCTCTCGATATTTCACCCAATGTTAGTGAGGTTGAATTACATAATTATGTGGCGTCATGGCAACGTCATCAACATCCTGAATAA
- a CDS encoding RecX family transcriptional regulator, whose product MKKPYPASTIQNVINSAIYHLNLRDHSEFELRKKLEAKTENKEWVETVIEQMKSYGYLKSDYAFSLHFCELAFNSQYGRKYIQQKLKTKGIDELTIEQAITETMQRMDICEQSMINTRLARFKDFSTTSAEKVVNDLLKRGFSMEDISRGISEHSASDTLLTKAQIKGKNANLEAEVIKLAKKLKGRSLIAQELKMKHVDISELDTVLDELIESGEIDFYYNCQQALAKKRYDLTDFKEKSKAYGYLSSKGFSSDEIKEAINAVLEE is encoded by the coding sequence ATGAAAAAACCTTATCCTGCTTCTACTATCCAAAACGTCATTAATAGTGCGATTTACCACTTGAACTTACGTGATCACTCAGAATTTGAGTTACGCAAAAAACTTGAAGCAAAAACAGAAAATAAAGAGTGGGTCGAAACCGTAATTGAACAAATGAAAAGCTATGGTTACCTCAAAAGCGACTATGCATTTTCATTACACTTCTGTGAGTTGGCCTTTAATAGCCAATATGGGCGCAAATATATCCAGCAAAAGCTTAAAACCAAAGGCATCGATGAACTCACCATAGAGCAAGCAATCACAGAAACTATGCAACGCATGGACATCTGTGAGCAATCGATGATTAACACACGCTTGGCACGTTTTAAAGACTTCTCAACCACATCGGCAGAGAAAGTCGTCAATGATTTACTAAAACGTGGCTTTAGTATGGAGGATATTTCTCGTGGTATTTCAGAGCATAGCGCCTCAGATACCTTACTAACCAAAGCGCAAATCAAAGGCAAGAATGCCAACCTTGAAGCTGAAGTGATTAAACTTGCCAAAAAGCTAAAAGGGCGCTCATTAATCGCGCAAGAGCTAAAAATGAAGCATGTTGATATCTCAGAACTCGATACCGTACTTGATGAACTTATTGAATCAGGCGAAATAGATTTCTACTACAACTGCCAACAAGCATTAGCTAAGAAACGCTATGATCTCACCGATTTTAAAGAAAAGAGCAAAGCTTATGGTTATCTATCAAGCAAAGGCTTTTCTAGTGATGAAATTAAAGAAGCAATCAATGCTGTGTTAGAAGAGTAG
- the pqiB gene encoding intermembrane transport protein PqiB has product MSDNQPNEAKVQNLKQISAIWIIPVVALAIGIWMFVQYLNSKGPEITIRLPNASGIEVGKTAIKSLNVKVGVVTKVQLSKDYSYITVTAQMDNDTERMLKNDTKFWVVKPRIGKEGVSGLDTLLSGAYIEMQPGQGKDDKYHFEALEVPPVAPADAKGLRVVLTSHEAGKLSVGDPVLYDGFTVGRVEKTSFDINSKLANYQLFIFEPYNRLVRTTSKFIMQSGMNVQMSAEGFNVKIGSLESLITGGVTFQTPSDEQGVVQNKQLKHYRLFDSEQDYHEKMYDKRLNFVMLFKESIRGLKAGAPIEYRGIQIGTVQKVPLRLPNSEEGFTSEEIPVLVRIDLGRVYNHSDEGTLDSLRVNLEKEFKNGLRATLKTGNLLTGALYIGTDVYKGEKPEKLAKYDGYEVFPTKAGDLAEVQKQLTNLLNKFNKLPVEDTLNSMTATLKASEKTMNSAARVTQDLDRILKQKDTQTLPSDIKASLKEIQNTLNGFSPNAAAYQNLQGALSQFEQVMTELQPVLRQLNEKPNSLVFGDEKAKDPIPVGGRK; this is encoded by the coding sequence ATGAGTGATAACCAGCCAAATGAGGCTAAAGTACAAAATCTGAAGCAAATATCTGCAATCTGGATCATTCCAGTTGTGGCTCTGGCTATTGGTATTTGGATGTTTGTTCAATATCTTAATAGTAAAGGGCCTGAAATAACGATTCGCCTTCCTAATGCTTCAGGCATTGAAGTGGGTAAAACCGCGATTAAATCTCTAAATGTGAAAGTCGGTGTTGTTACAAAAGTTCAGCTAAGTAAAGACTATAGCTATATAACAGTGACAGCGCAGATGGATAACGATACAGAGCGTATGTTGAAAAATGATACTAAGTTCTGGGTTGTTAAGCCTCGAATTGGCAAAGAGGGAGTGTCTGGTTTAGATACGCTTCTTTCTGGTGCATATATTGAAATGCAACCAGGCCAAGGTAAAGATGATAAATATCATTTTGAAGCGTTAGAAGTACCACCTGTTGCACCTGCTGATGCGAAAGGGTTACGTGTTGTACTGACAAGTCATGAAGCCGGTAAATTGAGTGTTGGTGATCCTGTCTTATATGACGGCTTTACTGTTGGTCGCGTTGAGAAAACGAGCTTTGATATCAATAGTAAACTAGCAAATTACCAATTGTTTATTTTTGAACCTTATAATCGATTAGTACGCACAACCAGCAAGTTCATTATGCAATCGGGTATGAATGTACAAATGAGTGCTGAAGGTTTTAACGTCAAGATTGGATCATTGGAATCGTTAATTACTGGTGGTGTAACATTCCAAACACCATCTGATGAGCAAGGTGTGGTACAGAATAAACAATTGAAACATTACCGTTTATTCGATAGCGAGCAAGATTATCACGAGAAAATGTACGATAAGCGCTTAAATTTTGTCATGCTATTTAAAGAATCCATTCGTGGTTTGAAAGCGGGCGCACCGATTGAATATCGCGGTATTCAAATTGGTACAGTACAGAAAGTGCCATTGCGTTTACCAAACAGTGAAGAAGGTTTTACAAGCGAAGAAATCCCTGTATTGGTACGTATCGATTTAGGTCGAGTATATAACCATTCAGATGAAGGTACGTTGGATAGTTTACGTGTAAACCTTGAAAAAGAGTTTAAGAACGGACTTCGTGCAACATTGAAAACCGGTAATTTATTAACAGGTGCGCTATACATTGGCACTGATGTTTATAAAGGTGAGAAACCTGAAAAACTGGCTAAATATGATGGTTATGAAGTCTTTCCAACTAAAGCGGGTGATCTTGCTGAAGTGCAGAAGCAGCTAACTAATTTACTCAATAAATTTAATAAGCTTCCTGTAGAAGATACATTGAATTCAATGACTGCGACTCTAAAGGCATCTGAGAAAACAATGAATTCAGCAGCGCGTGTTACACAAGATCTTGATCGTATTCTTAAGCAAAAAGATACTCAGACATTACCGTCTGATATCAAAGCGAGTTTGAAAGAGATCCAAAACACTCTAAATGGCTTTAGCCCAAATGCAGCAGCGTACCAAAATTTACAAGGTGCATTATCGCAATTTGAGCAAGTCATGACGGAACTACAACCAGTACTTCGTCAATTAAATGAAAAGCCAAATTCATTAGTGTTTGGTGATGAGAAAGCGAAAGATCCTATTCCAGTTGGAGGCCGTAAATAA
- a CDS encoding 4a-hydroxytetrahydrobiopterin dehydratase — protein MTSLDKLKCEACHSGSPKLSDEVLAEYMEALPEWQIISPNGVNRITRTFKFSNYKQAWEFSNKVSQLAEEEFHHPTLVLEWGKVTVTWWTHDIKGIHLNDVICAKNTEKLYLS, from the coding sequence ATGACGAGTTTAGATAAATTGAAATGTGAAGCATGCCATTCAGGTTCACCAAAATTAAGTGATGAAGTTTTAGCTGAATACATGGAGGCATTACCTGAATGGCAAATTATTAGTCCTAACGGTGTAAATCGTATAACTCGTACATTTAAATTCAGTAATTACAAACAAGCGTGGGAGTTTAGCAATAAAGTCTCGCAATTAGCAGAAGAAGAATTTCATCATCCGACCCTTGTTTTAGAGTGGGGGAAAGTAACAGTAACATGGTGGACTCATGACATTAAGGGTATTCATTTAAATGATGTTATCTGTGCAAAAAATACTGAAAAATTGTATTTGAGTTAA
- a CDS encoding paraquat-inducible protein A, with protein sequence MTTRTPQQQTPSELMIACEECGLVVDIPDIKDGQKADCPRCGHTLAKRIIMPFHRPLAYGLACLIMLILSLSFPFLSFSVNGMGQQIMLLNAAETLQHFENSFLALLLMLTVLVFPAVYIMLVMYLYYRAAHVKRIGYVSGNPKTIKLLCRILFKIQPWLMVDVFLIGVLVSLVKISALAHIGMGYSFWAFCIYSVLVVKCVSLVDRTWLWDQFFAMKHLEGVHDGDTHLSNNHVGCHVCNQINPLPDSHHAKCIRCESKLHSFNPSHSLQYSWAYLIASIIFYIPANLYPMMYTVSLGQTEGSTIMGGVVMLWKMGSWPIALVIFIASIFIPMAKMFALAWLYYCAGKKPNDSTRESVKRLKIYRMTEFIGRWSMVDIFVVAILVALVQLKNLMAISPGPAAICFATVVVFTMLSAMNFDPRVFWGEKSKINHGSELNTTESNQ encoded by the coding sequence ATGACAACACGAACGCCACAGCAACAAACTCCATCAGAATTGATGATCGCTTGCGAAGAATGCGGATTGGTAGTTGATATCCCAGATATCAAAGATGGACAAAAGGCGGATTGTCCTCGCTGTGGGCATACCTTAGCTAAAAGAATCATCATGCCGTTTCATCGCCCTTTAGCGTACGGTCTTGCATGTTTGATTATGTTGATACTCAGCCTTTCTTTCCCTTTTCTCTCATTTAGCGTGAATGGAATGGGGCAACAAATCATGCTGCTTAATGCAGCAGAAACATTGCAACATTTTGAAAATAGCTTTCTTGCATTATTGTTGATGTTAACTGTATTGGTTTTTCCTGCGGTCTACATCATGTTGGTAATGTACCTCTATTACCGTGCAGCGCATGTTAAACGTATTGGGTATGTAAGTGGGAATCCTAAAACCATAAAGCTGTTGTGTCGTATCTTATTTAAGATTCAACCTTGGCTAATGGTGGATGTTTTTCTCATTGGCGTACTAGTGAGTTTGGTTAAAATTTCAGCGTTAGCGCATATTGGGATGGGATACTCATTCTGGGCATTCTGTATTTACAGCGTTTTGGTTGTAAAATGTGTTTCATTAGTTGATCGAACATGGTTATGGGATCAGTTCTTTGCAATGAAACACCTAGAGGGGGTTCATGATGGTGATACACATTTATCGAATAATCATGTGGGATGCCATGTTTGTAACCAAATAAACCCTCTGCCAGATAGCCATCATGCCAAATGTATTCGCTGTGAAAGCAAGCTTCATAGCTTCAATCCATCGCATTCATTGCAGTATTCATGGGCTTACTTAATTGCTTCGATTATTTTTTATATTCCGGCAAATTTGTATCCTATGATGTATACCGTAAGCCTAGGACAAACCGAAGGTTCCACTATCATGGGTGGTGTGGTGATGTTGTGGAAAATGGGGTCTTGGCCAATCGCTTTGGTGATTTTTATTGCTAGTATCTTCATTCCTATGGCAAAAATGTTTGCGTTAGCGTGGCTTTATTACTGCGCAGGTAAAAAACCGAATGACTCAACACGAGAGTCTGTAAAACGTTTGAAAATCTATCGTATGACAGAATTTATCGGTCGCTGGTCTATGGTTGATATTTTTGTCGTCGCGATATTAGTTGCACTAGTGCAGTTGAAAAACTTAATGGCTATTTCACCTGGACCTGCTGCAATCTGCTTTGCAACAGTGGTGGTGTTTACCATGTTATCGGCAATGAACTTCGATCCTCGGGTGTTTTGGGGTGAAAAAAGTAAAATTAATCATGGTTCAGAGTTAAACACTACTGAATCTAATCAGTAG
- a CDS encoding fumarylacetoacetate hydrolase family protein, with the protein MKLASLQQSRDGKLIVVSRDLKWAVSAQHIAPTMQYALDHWTDVEPILNDLYHALNRKVLEHSFVFQPMHCASPLPRAFQWADGSAYVNHVELVRKARGAEMPKSFWQDPLIYQGMSDKFLNPTQPIEVEDLNWGVDFEAEIAVITDDVPMATSVKNAEKHIKLLMLVNDVSLRNLIPTELAKGFGFFQSKPSSSFSPVAVTPDELGESWKENKVNNRLYVHLNQQLFGNPNAGVDMTFNFAQLIHHAAKSRPLTAGTIIGSGTVSNVDRLSGSCCIAEKRMLEIIEQGEPQTPFMQYGDSVKIEMFDADKHSIFGAIEQAVIPFIKH; encoded by the coding sequence ATGAAACTTGCTTCATTACAACAAAGTAGAGATGGAAAGCTCATTGTCGTTTCTCGCGATCTTAAATGGGCGGTATCAGCTCAACATATTGCACCTACCATGCAATATGCACTGGACCATTGGACTGACGTCGAACCCATTCTTAATGATCTTTATCACGCACTAAATAGAAAAGTGCTTGAGCATAGTTTTGTTTTTCAGCCAATGCACTGTGCATCTCCCCTACCACGCGCTTTTCAATGGGCAGATGGTAGTGCCTACGTTAATCATGTTGAGTTGGTGCGCAAAGCAAGAGGTGCAGAGATGCCAAAAAGTTTTTGGCAAGACCCTTTAATATATCAAGGTATGTCAGATAAGTTTTTAAACCCTACACAGCCCATCGAAGTTGAAGATCTTAATTGGGGAGTTGATTTTGAAGCTGAAATAGCCGTTATTACAGATGATGTCCCTATGGCGACAAGCGTAAAAAATGCTGAGAAACACATTAAATTGTTAATGCTTGTTAACGATGTGTCGCTAAGAAATTTAATCCCAACAGAGCTGGCTAAAGGCTTTGGTTTTTTTCAATCTAAACCTTCATCGTCTTTTTCTCCTGTCGCGGTGACACCTGATGAGTTAGGCGAGTCATGGAAAGAGAACAAGGTCAATAATCGACTTTATGTTCACTTAAATCAGCAGCTATTTGGTAACCCCAACGCAGGTGTTGATATGACATTTAACTTTGCCCAATTAATTCATCATGCAGCCAAAAGTCGTCCATTAACCGCTGGCACTATCATAGGTTCAGGAACAGTTTCTAACGTAGATAGGTTATCTGGCTCTTGTTGTATTGCTGAAAAACGAATGCTGGAAATTATAGAACAAGGCGAGCCTCAAACTCCCTTCATGCAATACGGTGATAGCGTAAAAATAGAAATGTTTGATGCTGATAAACATTCTATTTTTGGGGCTATTGAACAAGCCGTTATTCCCTTTATTAAACATTAA